One genomic region from Halomicrobium zhouii encodes:
- a CDS encoding PHP-associated domain-containing protein yields the protein MHVKVLDEAVVRRAKARGLDALVYAPHFTRLPDVRERAERFSDDELTVVPARELFTGSWQQRRHVLALGLDDPVPDFLTLEGTMAELDRQDAAVLVPHPEFLTVSLTEDQIRRYEDRIHGLEVYNPKHLPHHNERARELARSIGLPTFTSSYAHLRGTVGEAWVSFDRPLTDETAFVGALRDGEPRRLFHRNGPLHALRCGLEFCHLGYENTWSKFDRVMLQGTAATHPDHVAYGGRFDDVKVY from the coding sequence ATGCACGTGAAGGTCCTGGACGAGGCCGTCGTCCGGCGCGCCAAGGCGCGTGGCCTGGACGCGCTCGTCTACGCGCCGCACTTCACGCGGCTACCCGACGTCCGGGAGCGCGCCGAGCGCTTCTCCGACGACGAGTTGACGGTGGTCCCGGCCCGGGAGCTGTTCACCGGTAGCTGGCAACAGCGCCGGCACGTCCTCGCGCTCGGCCTCGACGACCCCGTTCCGGACTTTCTCACGCTCGAGGGGACGATGGCGGAACTCGACCGGCAGGACGCCGCGGTGCTGGTCCCCCACCCGGAGTTTCTCACGGTGAGCCTCACCGAGGACCAGATCCGCCGGTACGAGGACCGCATCCACGGCCTCGAGGTGTACAACCCCAAGCACCTGCCCCACCACAACGAACGCGCACGAGAGCTGGCGCGGTCGATCGGCCTCCCGACGTTCACGTCGTCGTACGCCCACCTCCGGGGGACCGTCGGCGAGGCGTGGGTCAGTTTCGACCGACCGCTGACCGACGAGACGGCGTTCGTCGGCGCCCTGCGCGACGGCGAACCACGGCGTCTCTTCCACCGGAACGGCCCGCTCCACGCGCTCCGCTGCGGGCTGGAGTTTTGCCACCTCGGCTACGAGAACACGTGGTCGAAGTTCGACCGCGTCATGCTCCAGGGCACTGCGGCCACCCACCCGGACCACGTCGCCTACGGCGGCCGGTTCGACGACGTGAAGGTGTACTGA
- a CDS encoding TIGR00341 family protein, which translates to MARQDLRVVEVLTLTRTAREEVVGVLEANELEYVLTDESGGDSEMATISFPLPTQTVEHIQTRLEELDIDDELYTIVIDPEAVVSDRFGESDDPYDEVRGLGYQGISRSELISTATDMVPDRTIYLLMTAISAVVATAGVLLNSLSVLVGSMVIAPLIGPLMATSVSTVLDEPNLYRRSVRYQIQGGAVALASAIGFATIVKFTDLVDAGFNVSHLLQVSSHTAPNFLLVVVALGAGFAGALSLSTSGTIDLVGVMIAAAVMPPIGVVGVGVAWVSPSAVVGGVAVVLMNVFSMTLAAIISLWYLGYHPESMADVRRARGTMLVRISTLGCAIVALVILLARVTNSGLTEAIPLL; encoded by the coding sequence ATGGCACGACAGGACTTGCGCGTCGTCGAGGTCCTCACGCTCACCCGGACCGCCCGGGAGGAGGTCGTGGGGGTCCTCGAAGCCAACGAACTGGAGTACGTCCTCACCGACGAGAGCGGCGGGGACTCCGAGATGGCGACCATCTCGTTTCCCCTCCCGACACAGACCGTCGAACACATCCAGACGAGACTGGAGGAACTCGACATCGACGACGAGCTGTACACCATCGTCATCGACCCCGAAGCGGTCGTCTCCGACCGCTTCGGCGAGTCCGACGACCCCTACGACGAGGTCCGGGGACTCGGCTACCAGGGTATCTCCCGGAGTGAACTGATATCGACGGCGACGGACATGGTCCCCGACCGGACGATCTACCTGCTGATGACCGCCATCAGCGCCGTCGTCGCGACGGCGGGCGTCCTGCTGAACTCCCTGTCGGTGCTCGTCGGATCGATGGTCATCGCTCCGCTGATCGGGCCGCTGATGGCGACGAGCGTCTCGACGGTGCTCGACGAGCCGAATCTGTACCGACGCAGTGTTCGATATCAGATCCAGGGCGGTGCGGTGGCGCTGGCGAGCGCCATCGGCTTCGCCACCATCGTGAAGTTCACCGACCTGGTCGATGCGGGGTTCAACGTCAGTCACCTGCTCCAGGTGAGCAGCCACACCGCCCCGAACTTCCTGCTCGTCGTCGTGGCACTGGGCGCGGGCTTCGCCGGTGCGCTGAGCCTCTCGACGAGCGGGACCATCGACCTCGTCGGCGTGATGATCGCCGCCGCCGTGATGCCGCCCATCGGCGTCGTCGGCGTCGGCGTCGCGTGGGTGAGTCCCTCCGCGGTCGTCGGCGGCGTCGCCGTCGTCCTCATGAACGTGTTCTCGATGACGCTGGCGGCGATTATCAGCCTCTGGTACCTCGGCTATCACCCCGAGAGTATGGCCGACGTCCGGCGGGCCCGCGGGACGATGCTCGTCCGGATCTCGACGCTGGGCTGTGCCATCGTCGCGCTCGTCATCCTGCTCGCGCGGGTGACCAACAGCGGTCTGACCGAGGCGATTCCGCTGCTATGA